A genomic stretch from Natronolimnobius sp. AArcel1 includes:
- a CDS encoding DUF3830 family protein — translation MTTLTIEVADYTFEARVFEDDAPESVDAMREFLPLESTLMHVRYSGIATWVNIDDIELPELPRENHTTYPSRGDILLYPGYRNEKEILIACGPTCFSSPAGELAGNHVATIDAAPETLKELEERTLHEGSFDVTLTME, via the coding sequence ATGACAACACTAACAATCGAGGTAGCCGACTACACGTTCGAGGCGCGGGTCTTTGAAGACGATGCACCGGAATCGGTCGACGCAATGCGAGAGTTTCTGCCACTCGAGTCAACGTTGATGCACGTTCGCTACAGTGGTATCGCGACGTGGGTCAATATCGACGACATCGAACTTCCAGAACTTCCTCGGGAAAATCATACGACTTACCCGTCTCGCGGCGACATCCTTCTCTATCCTGGCTACCGAAACGAGAAGGAAATCCTCATCGCCTGCGGACCAACTTGTTTCAGCAGTCCCGCCGGAGAGCTTGCTGGGAATCACGTCGCAACGATCGATGCGGCGCCCGAGACACTCAAAGAACTCGAGGAACGGACGCTTCATGAGGGATCGTTCGACGTGACGCTGACGATGGAGTAA
- a CDS encoding PAS domain S-box protein, whose product MTDPSEDTSHVIEDAQFRLLIDKANDGLFLIDPETGQIQGANQTVCDWLGYTKDEVLDMTIFDCQTTFSEPEAWQTFVQRVRDENGVQIKNKIQTDTGSMISVEGSISVVSVDGSDYVVAIPRLLSDQE is encoded by the coding sequence ATGACTGACCCGTCAGAAGATACGAGTCACGTGATAGAAGATGCCCAGTTCCGTTTACTCATTGATAAAGCGAACGACGGTCTGTTCCTCATCGATCCAGAAACGGGGCAAATCCAAGGTGCCAACCAGACAGTCTGTGACTGGCTAGGGTACACCAAAGATGAGGTTCTGGACATGACGATCTTCGACTGCCAGACGACTTTCTCTGAGCCTGAAGCATGGCAGACGTTCGTTCAGAGAGTGCGTGACGAAAACGGAGTACAAATAAAAAACAAAATTCAGACAGATACTGGCTCGATGATCTCTGTTGAGGGAAGCATCTCGGTCGTCTCGGTTGACGGCTCTGACTATGTCGTCGCTATTCCTCGGTTACTCTCCGATCAGGAGTAG
- a CDS encoding dihydroorotase family protein — protein MVVDTLIANGKIVTSQRKFDGSLAIDDGEIVAIGSRQSLPDAETVVDASGQLVLPGVVDPHVHIGSYLSKDSYETATKAAALGGVTTCINFAPQAWVGEMGIWDEPGTVLEAIERHQQKGEESLIDFGLHAIITREKPAVLDEISTAIRQGVTSFKMFTAYEIGLSNGFINSVLQEIAAHDAVSLFHTEDQSVCEHLESKLRREGKDDPTQYPQSRPDFAEAMAAENAIRMATEAGAKYYGVHTTCAKAADTIARFQDDGNEVRAETCTHYTALDETAYERMGTLPIIAPPLRTAADRDALFDHLRNDTLEVVSTDHVAFRKVDKDVSKWWNSSFGTNSLQTSLPVFHHEAVNKRDFSYPFLVRKMCTNPAEIFGLPNKGTLEPGTDADCILFDPTETYTIDASDNASTADYSVYEGKEVTGRVTKTFLRGTQIAADGRITADSGHGEFIQRSVPEWS, from the coding sequence ATGGTCGTCGATACTCTAATAGCGAACGGGAAGATAGTAACGTCTCAACGAAAGTTCGACGGGAGCCTCGCAATCGATGACGGAGAAATTGTCGCTATCGGGAGCAGGCAATCACTTCCCGACGCCGAGACCGTTGTCGACGCATCGGGACAGTTAGTTCTTCCTGGTGTCGTTGATCCACACGTTCATATTGGTAGTTATCTCTCAAAGGACTCCTACGAGACTGCCACCAAAGCCGCAGCACTCGGCGGTGTGACAACGTGTATTAACTTCGCACCACAAGCCTGGGTCGGTGAGATGGGCATCTGGGACGAACCTGGAACGGTACTCGAGGCAATCGAGAGGCACCAACAGAAAGGCGAAGAAAGCCTGATCGACTTCGGGCTTCACGCAATTATTACCCGTGAAAAACCAGCCGTGCTAGACGAAATCTCTACCGCAATTAGGCAGGGTGTCACCTCGTTTAAGATGTTCACCGCCTACGAAATCGGTCTATCGAACGGGTTTATTAACAGCGTCCTCCAGGAAATCGCAGCCCACGACGCCGTCAGTCTCTTTCACACCGAAGATCAGTCGGTCTGTGAGCACCTCGAGTCGAAACTACGACGAGAGGGTAAGGATGATCCGACACAGTATCCCCAATCCCGACCCGATTTCGCCGAGGCGATGGCCGCCGAAAACGCGATTCGAATGGCGACGGAAGCGGGTGCCAAGTATTACGGTGTTCATACGACGTGTGCAAAGGCCGCTGACACCATTGCACGATTTCAAGACGATGGAAACGAAGTCCGTGCTGAGACATGCACCCATTATACAGCCCTCGATGAGACTGCTTATGAACGAATGGGGACGTTACCGATTATCGCGCCACCGCTACGAACGGCTGCCGACCGGGACGCGCTCTTCGATCATCTACGAAACGACACACTCGAGGTTGTCTCGACGGATCACGTCGCCTTCAGGAAGGTAGATAAAGACGTCTCGAAGTGGTGGAACAGTTCTTTCGGCACGAACAGCCTCCAAACGTCGCTACCGGTATTTCACCACGAAGCAGTGAACAAACGGGACTTCTCGTATCCATTTCTCGTACGAAAAATGTGTACGAACCCAGCGGAGATTTTTGGGCTGCCGAACAAGGGAACGCTGGAGCCGGGAACTGATGCAGATTGTATTCTCTTCGACCCGACTGAGACGTACACGATAGACGCATCCGACAACGCCTCCACGGCTGACTACTCTGTCTATGAAGGAAAAGAGGTGACCGGTCGAGTGACGAAGACGTTTCTCCGAGGGACACAGATTGCAGCGGACGGACGAATTACCGCGGATTCGGGCCACGGTGAGTTCATTCAACGATCGGTTCCAGAATGGTCATAA